A stretch of Nitrospira sp. DNA encodes these proteins:
- the rpsS gene encoding 30S ribosomal protein S19, producing MPRSISKGAFIDDHLLKKVEQMNQNKDRKIIKTWSRRSTVIPDMIGHTFAVHNGKKFIPVFVTENMVGHKLGEFAPTRFFKGHGQAKTEKAVALK from the coding sequence ATGCCTAGATCAATCAGTAAAGGCGCGTTTATCGACGATCATTTGCTTAAGAAGGTTGAGCAAATGAATCAAAATAAGGACCGGAAGATCATCAAGACCTGGTCGCGTCGATCGACGGTGATTCCGGATATGATCGGCCATACCTTCGCCGTCCATAACGGGAAAAAATTCATTCCTGTTTTTGTGACGGAAAATATGGTCGGCCACAAATTGGGAGAGTTTGCGCCCACCCGCTTTTTCAAGGGGCATGGTCAGGCGAAGACTGAAAAGGCGGTTGCTCTTAAGTAA